The following is a genomic window from Vitis vinifera cultivar Pinot Noir 40024 chromosome 6, ASM3070453v1.
GCAATTGAATAGGAGAAAGACAGGACAAGGAGGACAGTTGTGACAAACACCCATGtttggattttggaaaaaaattaagcaaatgACTTAAAAGTTGAATCCTTGCTCAAGGATATTTTCAATAGTTTTCTTTCTGACAGTCAAATGGAGCCTTTGAAGAAATAGAAGTTTGGAGGCAGTCAGATTTGATAGTagagatccttttttttttaataggtaaaataTCTTGCCTCCATTGGGACTTGAAattggaacctcccacaaaccctccccatcctTTACTTGGtccaggcctcaagggcattTGATAGTGCAGATCATAGATGCAACTTTATAGTATGATTTACTTGGATAAAGGACACAAAATCCTTTAGTAAACTCAAAATTGTAAGAGAAACAAATCTAGAATTTCTTTCTGTCATGCCTCAAGCTATCTAGGTACCTCAATCAGAATTTGACTTTACTTGCCTTCTTACTGTTATCTCTGACACGGTTACCATACATTAGGAGCTTGCATCAAAAGTTTAATTGCCTTTTGATATAACTTGGTGCCTAAGAATGCTATGttctatttttttggaaataaaaactaattcaGTCTAAAAGCAGAAAAGAATGATAAGGAAATGGGAACCATGTTATCGTTGCTTCAAATGGCCTAGTATCTTGGTATAccattgttgttgttgttgccatttgttgttgttattgctTTATTATAATCATTAAAACTTTACCTCCTTACATATAGAGATGGTTCTGGAGTATCCATTTACATTTAGTCATCTTCTTTTCCTGATGGCAGGGCGGTTTCCGAAAACATCTAAGATTGATAGATTGCTCATGTGCTGGTGGGCATTCACGGGTCTAACACATGCAATCCTTGAGGGCTATTTTGTGTTCTCTCCAGAATTCTACAAGGATAAAACTGCTTGTTACCTGGCTGAAGTGTGTAAGTTCTCTTTTTACTTCTCTTTTATATGACCTCTATTAAGTAGTTAGGTTGGGTTTAGAGCACTCAGGTCCTTGGTGGATGATGCCTGTAAATAAAAATTGGCAGGGAAAGAATACAGCAAAGGTGATTCAAGATATGCAGCCAGAGATGCTGGCGTCATTGCTGTTGAAGGGATTACTGCAGTTTTAGAAGGTCCAGCTAGCCTTCTAGCACTGTAAGTTCTGATTTTAGAGAATTGTTAAGTTCTTCAAGCTGCAAGAGTCAACTTTATTTCACAGGCCAAGATTTGTTTATATGTTTTGACTGCCATCTCTTCTCTTACCAATCCTCATAATTTGATGCCTGGCAGGTATACTATTGCCACAAAAAGGTCATACAGCTACATACTTCAGTTGACCATTTCTCTGGGGCAGCTCTATGGCACTGCTGTATATTTTATAACATCTTACTTGGATGGTGACAATTTCGCTGCAAGCGCATATTACTACTATGCATACTACGTTTTTGCAAATGCTTTTTGGGTTGTAATACCCTCACTCATTGTTATCCGTTGTTGGAAGAAAATATGTGCAGCATTCCAGGTCCAAGGTCAGCAAAAGACCAAAGTTCGGTAAGGTAAAAAACCAGAATCTCACATTTCCAGATTTGGACTACAATTTAGCAGTTTGTTGTGTATTGATTTAAGATTTTGGTCAATTTATGCCCCAGGAGTGGGTGATTCATAACATTTAACTTTAGTAGCATAACAATTTGAAACATGATGATCTTATTTGcgccctttttatttttaatttattcttctGAAGCAAGCTTTTGAGGCTATGGTTGATAACTATGTTGGTTGAGTTTTGATTAAGTGGGATTTTTCACTTGCTTTTGGAGCAATAAAGAGGTTCTTCCTGCAACTACTGTTCTATTTTGATATAAGTTCTGATACTGAATATGCCTATGGTCTCAGAGAACATGTAGGAAGTGTGTTAATTGCTCCTCAACACTACTGATGAATGTGGCGGTGGTCTTTAAAACTAAGCATGGGCTGAATtaagattttaataaattaattggagtaaaataaattaattggttttttttatatggaTTAGTGAAGTACATAGGCCTCAGTGGCATGATGGCCCTGATTTAAGGCATGTGAAGCTTATGTACATTAGcatgaaaataaacaaatgaagcTAATGCAAGTTTAGCGTATTAGATATGGTTGCGTGTGATTTCAGTTTGAGCAGAATTATTCTTACGTTCGGTTGGATTGATTCACATGCCTCGATAGTTCAGGAGTTAGCTGGGTTGATTTGGACTTCTGGGTTAATgtaaaaattgattgaaaaaatgattgtttttgtGGG
Proteins encoded in this region:
- the LOC100263963 gene encoding probable 3-beta-hydroxysteroid-Delta(8),Delta(7)-isomerase is translated as MEGAPQSHPYVPKDLKLPGYVPVVLSQSTIVGVYGLSSLLVVSVIWIISGRFPKTSKIDRLLMCWWAFTGLTHAILEGYFVFSPEFYKDKTACYLAEVWKEYSKGDSRYAARDAGVIAVEGITAVLEGPASLLALYTIATKRSYSYILQLTISLGQLYGTAVYFITSYLDGDNFAASAYYYYAYYVFANAFWVVIPSLIVIRCWKKICAAFQVQGQQKTKVR